A genomic stretch from Tamandua tetradactyla isolate mTamTet1 chromosome 15, mTamTet1.pri, whole genome shotgun sequence includes:
- the SGO1 gene encoding shugoshin 1: MAKERCLKKSFQDSLEDIKKRMKEKRNKNLTEVGKRKSFAAAPCQTITNTSTLLKNYQDNNRMLVLALENEKFKVREAQDIIIQLRRECYYLTCQLYALKEKLTSQQTEEPAQNEEICPSGMDSNNDNSSQELFVKDLLQIPVKEADLPRQDVAFQIQEQISTVEDRLRFDFESSEDKPATDNVLPRTVSVRHNLKKRFNNLYQLDTMDNFETSHLTGESFELERIRLADPLINEHVPENVEQNVCQWNKNQINFSPKLIYPPSLTKAKEIVLESKCGQTKSKYRDAQRRKKEKKRKVNRRRKSKSVSRFKGSKSKSKKTVSPPNLDESFSSSDAYNFNLEEGIHLTPFRQNRKSGDSKKEESKCDSEMSICESSESGDDSGDLYLPSKNTCKCIQNLPSKSDRSPITRPRCKRPLKYTDEKESQGSKPTKTPTSKTPTSVLPETYQSPHLGLKDITNVSSSPVVKIRKLSLSPKKNKESPAVSLRKRRCTASINYKEPTLASKLRRGDPFTDLCFLNSPIFKSKKDSRRSSKKK, from the exons ATGGCCAAGGAAAGGTGCCTTAAAAAGTCCTTTCAAGATAGTCTTGAAGATATAAAAAAGcgaatgaaagagaaaaggaataaaaacttgACAGAAGTTGGCAAACGCAAGTCTTTTGCAGCTGCACCATGTCAAACAATCA CCAACACTTCTACACTACTGAAAAATTACCAAGACAACAATAGAATGTTGGTTTTagctttggaaaatgaaaaattcaaagtGAGAGAAGCCCAagatatcatcatacagctgagAAGAGAATGTTACTACCTCACATGTCAGCTATATGCATTGAAAGAAAAACTTACTTCACAACAAACAGAAGAACCTGCTCAG AACGAGGAAATATGTCCCTCTGGAATGGACTCCAATAATGATAACAGCTCCCAGGAATTATTTGTAAAGGATTTACT GCAAATTCCTGTTAAGGAAGCTGACCTTCCGAGACAAGATGTAGCATTCCAAATACAAG AGCAAATATCTACAGTTGAAGACAGATTAAGATTTGATTTTGAATCAAGTGAAGATAAGCCTGCTACTGATAATGTCTTACCTAGAACTGTATCAGTTCGTCACAATTTAAAGAAACGTTTTAACAATCTATACCAACTTGATACTATGGATAATTTTGAAACTAGTCATTTGACAGGGGAATCTTTTGAGTTGGAAAGAATTCGACTTGCAGACCCTCTCATAAATGAACatgtacctgaaaatgtagaacaaaATGTATGTCAGTGGAACAAGAACCAAATTAATTTTTCACCAAAGTTGATTTATCCACCAAGCCTTactaaagcaaaagaaattgttTTGGAGTCTAAATGTGGACAAACTAAATCTAAGTATAGAGatgcacaaagaagaaaaaaagaaaagaaaagaaaagttaatagaagaagaaaatcaaagtcTGTATCAAGGTTTAAAGGGAGcaagagtaaaagtaaaaaaactgtTTCCCCCCCAAATTTGGATGAATCTTTCAGTTCCAGTGATGCTTACAATTTTAATTTGGAAGAGGGTATTCATCTCACTCCTTTCCGGCAAAACAGAAAGAGTGGtgattctaaaaaagaagaaagcaaatgtGATTCTGAAATGAGCATCTGTGAATCAAGTGAGTCAGGAGATGATTCTGGTGACCTCTATTTGCCTTCTAAAAATACTTGCAAGTGCATTCAAAATCTCCCCAGCAAATCAGATAGAAGCCCAATCACCAGGCCTCGATGTAAAAGACCACTAAAATATACAGATGAAAAAGAGAGCCAGGGTTCCAAGCCAACAAAAACTCCTACTAGTAAAACTCCTACCA GTGTACTACCTGAAACTTACCAGTCACCTCACCTTGGTCTGAAGGATATCACAAATGTCTCCTCATCTCCTGTAGTGAAAATTAGaaaactttctctttctcccaaaaagaataaagaaagccCAGCAGTGTCTCTGCGTAAACGTAGGTGCACAGCCAGTATAAACTATAAGGAACCCACACTTGCTTc GAAATTGAGAAGAGGGGACCCTTTTACAGATTTGTGTTTCTTGAATTCTCCTATTTTCAAGTCAAAAAAGGACTCCAGACGcagttctaaaaaaaaatga